A DNA window from uncultured Methanoregula sp. contains the following coding sequences:
- a CDS encoding erythromycin esterase family protein, protein MNGFEYYPESSGPEYATLEDWVLNESIRFSPGSPGIFNITIKRLIGLLSPAVELLGFGEPLHGGEEILLLRNRLFQQLVQKHGYSAIAIESSFPRAHAVNEYVSGRGQGSYDDIRETGFSHNFGLLDANRELIEWIRQYNADHSHITKVRFYGFDSPTEMTMSDSPRQILQFVLGYLSSADETDDTDRSDRINALLGEDSAWENPAAMTDPEQSIGRSPAANGLRIETEDLIMELATRCPELVAKTGGDNYREAVQYASVARQLLDYHALLAKKMAPKERIRNSLGRRDAMMADNLAYAVSCERGRGKVFAFAHNSHLQRGPARWQLGKHALTWWPAGAHLQEILGPGYAAIGSAVGACEGSGAGEPENGTPESLLTAVPGPARFIPTWRGRGLPASEIAALRVRPVSQKNPGYFALTPQSFSDFDWLAVLDSVRYARGDPEVP, encoded by the coding sequence ATGAATGGCTTTGAATATTACCCTGAAAGTTCCGGCCCGGAATACGCAACCCTCGAGGACTGGGTTCTCAACGAATCGATTCGGTTCTCCCCCGGTTCGCCCGGCATCTTCAACATCACCATAAAAAGGCTCATCGGCCTCCTCAGCCCCGCAGTCGAACTGCTCGGTTTCGGCGAGCCACTCCATGGCGGCGAAGAGATCCTCCTGCTCCGGAACCGGCTCTTCCAGCAGCTTGTACAAAAGCACGGCTACAGCGCCATCGCCATCGAGAGCAGCTTTCCCCGGGCGCATGCGGTGAACGAGTATGTCAGCGGCCGCGGCCAGGGATCGTACGATGATATACGGGAGACCGGGTTCAGCCATAATTTCGGCCTGCTCGATGCCAACCGGGAACTCATAGAGTGGATCCGGCAGTACAATGCCGACCATTCCCACATAACAAAAGTCCGGTTCTACGGCTTCGACAGCCCGACCGAGATGACCATGAGCGACAGCCCCCGGCAGATCCTGCAGTTCGTTCTTGGGTATCTCTCTTCGGCTGACGAAACCGATGACACCGATCGTTCTGACCGGATCAACGCCCTCCTTGGCGAAGATTCTGCATGGGAGAACCCTGCTGCGATGACGGACCCGGAGCAATCGATCGGACGTTCGCCGGCCGCGAACGGACTGAGGATCGAGACCGAGGATCTCATCATGGAACTGGCCACCCGTTGCCCGGAACTGGTGGCAAAGACCGGCGGCGACAACTACCGCGAAGCGGTCCAGTATGCCTCGGTGGCCCGGCAGCTCCTGGACTACCATGCCCTGCTCGCAAAGAAGATGGCACCAAAGGAACGGATCAGGAACAGCCTTGGCCGGCGCGATGCGATGATGGCGGACAATCTCGCGTATGCAGTCTCGTGTGAACGGGGCCGGGGGAAGGTCTTTGCCTTTGCCCACAACAGCCACCTGCAGCGCGGACCGGCCCGGTGGCAGCTCGGCAAGCATGCACTCACCTGGTGGCCTGCGGGAGCGCATCTCCAGGAGATCCTCGGCCCGGGATATGCAGCCATCGGGTCTGCAGTTGGCGCCTGCGAAGGGAGTGGTGCCGGGGAACCTGAAAACGGCACGCCGGAATCTTTGCTTACTGCCGTGCCGGGGCCGGCCCGGTTCATCCCGACCTGGCGTGGCAGGGGGCTCCCGGCATCAGAGATCGCAGCCCTGCGGGTCCGTCCGGTAAGTCAGAAGAACCCGGGATATTTTGCCCTGACTCCTCAGAGCTTCTCCGATTTTGACTGGCTCGCAGTCCTGGATTCCGTAAGATACGCCCGGGGCGACCCGGAAGTCCCGTAA
- the uvrA gene encoding excinuclease ABC subunit UvrA, which produces MKDIIIKGARQHNLKNVSVTIPRDKLVVITGVSGSGKSTLAFDTLYAEGQRRYVESLSSYARQFLGMMHKPDVDSIEGLSPAISIEQKTTSKNPRSTVGTVTEIYDYLRLLYARIGTPFCPEHNIPIAAQSPDKIADQIAAEHPGQVTILAPIVRQKKGTYQQLLKDLNKEGYARVRVNGKIIRTDEEISLDRYKKQDIEIVIDRLDAADRTRLAEAVENCLKKSEGLVLVADEEGKESTYSSLMACPVCGMAFEELQPRMFSFNSPFGACEECHGLGVKMEFDPDLIIPDKERCIADGAIAPYRNPMDGFRGQYLATVAKNYGFSAMTPIKDLTEEQYNALMYGSSKRMKFSMSMKNGDAEWSHTGEWEGLLPQTARLYAQTQSDWRKRELEGYMRVSPCPACNGKRLKDKVLAVRIDGKSIIDITDMSISEGIAFFKNIRLTKKEAEIANLITKEIKSRIDFLEKVGLGYLTLSRNAGTLSGGEAQRIRLATQIGSNLMGVLYVLDEPSIGLHQRDNRKLIETLRTLRDLGNTVLVVEHDEDMIRSAEHVIDMGPGAGLHGGAVVAEGNPKQIEKNKKSLTGQYLSGAKMIDVPETRRSSKRYITVKGCTENNLKNITAKFPIGLLTVITGVSGSGKSTLVYETLYKGMMQIINKSKEQAGKHEKIVFDAEIDKVIVIDQSPIGKTPRSNPATYTKVFDEIRTVFAETKEAKMRGFAPGRFSFNIRGGRCEACEGDGLIKIEMNFLPDVYIECEECKGKRYNRETLEVLYKGKSIADVLDMSVEEAMKHFENIPSIRTKLETLSRVGLDYIKLGQSSTTLSGGEAQRIKLTRELAKRATGRTLYLLDEPTTGLHFDDTKKLIKVLDDLVEKGNTVIVIEHNLDVVKSADHLIDIGPEGGDAGGEIVATGTPEQVADVAGSYTGQFLRPILNAK; this is translated from the coding sequence ATGAAAGACATCATCATCAAAGGTGCACGCCAGCACAATCTCAAAAATGTCAGCGTCACGATCCCGCGGGACAAGCTCGTGGTGATCACGGGAGTCTCCGGCTCCGGGAAATCAACGCTCGCATTCGATACCCTCTATGCGGAGGGCCAGCGGCGGTACGTCGAGTCCCTCTCCTCGTACGCCCGGCAGTTCCTCGGCATGATGCACAAGCCCGACGTGGACTCCATCGAGGGGCTCTCGCCCGCCATCTCCATCGAGCAGAAGACCACCTCGAAAAATCCCCGGTCCACGGTCGGGACCGTCACCGAGATCTACGATTACCTCCGGCTCCTCTATGCCCGGATCGGGACGCCGTTCTGTCCCGAGCACAACATCCCCATCGCTGCCCAGAGCCCGGATAAGATCGCGGACCAGATCGCTGCCGAACACCCGGGCCAGGTCACCATCCTCGCCCCCATTGTCCGGCAGAAGAAAGGCACGTACCAGCAACTCCTGAAAGATCTCAACAAGGAAGGCTATGCGAGAGTCCGGGTCAACGGCAAGATCATCCGGACCGACGAGGAGATCAGCCTCGACCGGTACAAGAAGCAGGACATCGAGATCGTGATCGACCGGCTCGATGCCGCCGACCGGACCCGGCTTGCCGAGGCGGTGGAGAACTGCTTAAAGAAATCCGAGGGGCTCGTGCTCGTTGCCGATGAGGAGGGGAAGGAGTCCACCTACTCGTCGCTCATGGCCTGCCCGGTCTGCGGGATGGCGTTCGAGGAACTCCAGCCCCGGATGTTCTCGTTCAACAGCCCGTTCGGCGCCTGCGAGGAGTGCCATGGTCTCGGGGTCAAGATGGAGTTCGACCCCGACCTCATCATCCCGGACAAGGAGCGGTGCATAGCAGACGGCGCCATTGCTCCCTATCGCAACCCGATGGACGGGTTCCGGGGCCAGTACCTCGCAACCGTTGCGAAGAACTACGGCTTCTCGGCCATGACGCCGATTAAGGATCTCACCGAAGAGCAGTACAATGCCCTGATGTACGGCTCATCGAAGCGGATGAAGTTCTCGATGAGCATGAAGAACGGCGATGCCGAATGGTCGCACACCGGGGAATGGGAAGGACTCCTCCCCCAGACCGCCCGGCTCTATGCCCAGACCCAGTCCGACTGGCGCAAGCGCGAGCTCGAAGGCTACATGCGGGTCTCCCCCTGCCCGGCCTGCAATGGCAAACGGCTCAAGGACAAGGTGCTCGCGGTCCGGATCGACGGGAAGTCCATCATCGATATCACCGACATGTCGATTTCGGAAGGTATCGCGTTCTTTAAAAACATCCGGCTGACCAAAAAGGAAGCGGAGATTGCCAACCTCATCACCAAGGAGATCAAAAGCCGGATCGATTTCCTGGAAAAAGTCGGCCTCGGGTACCTCACGCTCTCAAGGAATGCAGGCACGCTCTCGGGAGGAGAAGCCCAGCGCATCCGGCTCGCCACCCAGATCGGCTCGAACCTGATGGGCGTGCTGTATGTCCTCGACGAACCCTCCATCGGGCTCCACCAGCGCGACAACCGGAAACTGATCGAGACCCTCCGGACGCTCCGCGATCTCGGGAACACGGTGCTCGTGGTGGAGCATGACGAGGACATGATCCGGTCCGCCGAGCACGTCATCGACATGGGCCCCGGAGCCGGGCTCCATGGTGGCGCTGTTGTAGCGGAAGGAAACCCCAAGCAGATCGAGAAGAACAAGAAGTCCTTAACCGGCCAGTACCTCTCCGGGGCAAAGATGATCGATGTGCCGGAGACCCGCCGTTCATCCAAACGGTACATCACGGTCAAAGGCTGCACGGAGAACAATCTCAAGAATATCACCGCGAAGTTCCCGATAGGCCTTCTCACGGTCATCACCGGTGTCTCGGGCAGCGGGAAGTCGACCCTCGTGTACGAGACCCTGTACAAGGGCATGATGCAGATCATCAACAAGTCAAAGGAGCAGGCCGGCAAGCACGAGAAGATCGTCTTCGACGCCGAGATCGACAAGGTGATCGTGATCGACCAGTCCCCGATAGGAAAGACCCCCCGGTCCAATCCCGCTACCTACACCAAAGTCTTCGACGAGATCCGGACGGTCTTTGCCGAAACCAAGGAAGCGAAGATGCGGGGCTTTGCGCCGGGCCGGTTCTCCTTCAACATCCGGGGCGGCCGGTGCGAGGCCTGCGAGGGCGACGGCCTCATCAAGATCGAGATGAACTTCCTCCCCGATGTGTACATCGAATGCGAGGAGTGCAAGGGCAAGCGGTACAACCGGGAGACGCTCGAAGTCCTGTACAAGGGCAAGTCGATCGCCGATGTCCTCGACATGAGTGTCGAAGAGGCGATGAAGCACTTCGAGAACATCCCGTCCATCCGGACGAAACTCGAGACCTTATCAAGGGTCGGCCTCGACTACATCAAGCTCGGCCAGAGCTCGACAACCCTCTCGGGCGGGGAAGCCCAGCGGATCAAGCTCACCCGCGAACTTGCCAAGCGTGCTACCGGCAGGACGCTCTACCTGCTGGACGAGCCGACCACCGGACTCCACTTCGATGACACCAAGAAACTGATCAAAGTGCTCGACGATCTCGTGGAGAAGGGCAACACCGTGATCGTCATCGAGCACAACCTGGACGTTGTCAAGTCGGCCGACCATCTCATCGACATTGGCCCTGAGGGAGGGGATGCCGGCGGTGAGATCGTGGCAACCGGAACCCCGGAACAGGTGGCTGATGTTGCCGGAAGTTATACCGGGCAGTTCCTCAGGCCCATCCTGAACGCGAAGTAA